A window of Bombyx mori chromosome 2, ASM3026992v2 contains these coding sequences:
- the LOC101745637 gene encoding androgen-dependent TFPI-regulating protein: MSYQIYFRLLGYVLSIAMHISNLLYIQYAILSANVSEGSMENFGTGTFKNMEYRYFTTWTAGLQIGYAALGTLCDLLVLLNRHKENYRLPKYLGSSREIIFAGLVWPSSWVVFTVFWTLLHYDRSLIFPAYLDKIITRLSNHVIHTMIVPVVVWEVMFWPRKPKSHYRNIAQLAIHMLAYIFVLHFTYHEHGVWLYPIFKAVQGTIHFYLLHFYVAAMCLMFYRLQWWLNSVIHGVEDVEKIRFIDSAVGRFSYRKWFTWAMLHERSQSRI; this comes from the exons ATGAGCTATCAAATTTACTTTCGCTTGCTCGGCTATGTGTTATCAATAGCAATGCACATCAGTAATCTTCTTTACATACAGTACGCCATATTATCAGCTAATGTCAGCGAAGGGTCCATGGAGAATTTCGGAACAGGCACCTTCAAAAATATGGAGTATCGATATTTTACTACTTGGACCGCG GGTCTACAGATAGGATATGCGGCGCTAGGTACACTCTGCGATCTTCTGGTGCTGCTAAATAGACACAAAGAGAACTACAGATTACCTAAATATTTGGGTTCGTCGCGGGAAATTATATTCGCTGGTCTGGTCTGGCCGTCTAGTTGG GTAGTCTTCACTGTATTTTGGACTTTATTACACTACGACAGAAGCCTGATATTCCCAGCTTACTTGGACAAGATCATAACGCGTCTATCTAACCACGTCATACATACAATGATCGTTCCGGTCGTGGTCTGGGAGGTGATGTTTTGGCCCAGGAAACCGAAAAGTCACTACAGGAACATCGCGCAACTGGCGATACACATGTTGGCGTACATCTTCGT GTTACATTTCACTTATCACGAGCACGGCGTCTGGCTGTACCCGATCTTCAAAGCAGTTCAAGGAACGATACATTTCTATCTGCTCCACTTTTATGTCGCAGCTATGTGCTTGATGTTCTACAGGCTTCAGTGGTGGTTGAACTCTGTGATCCACGGCGTCGAAGACGTTGAGAAGATTCGCTTCATAGATTCAGCTGTAGGAAGATTCAGCTATAGGAAGTGGTTTACTTGGGCAATGTTACACGAGAGATCACAAAGCCGCATATAA
- the LOC134200075 gene encoding uncharacterized protein LOC134200075, translated as MVRKQILILNVPCILFARQRDVCKCSAQLGCRRPYAPRTSHNSALGPGRPIAFGTIFDFALLGPIHDLYTAPVSKTESAHIVSAQPELEVSTHDIRKSLEKFWESEEPQLHVETTPLQDQCEEIFRTTTTRKPSGQYTVTLPFLHNMPELGSTHAIALRRFLNLEKKLQADPYLRVKYIDFMADYQKLGHMSPCHPSAFAHKPHFYIPHHGIFKSGSDKLRTVFDGSCKSSNGVSLNDCLHTGPALQQDIVDIILSFRTHPVVFSTDICMMFRNILIHPDQRRYQLILWRSSPDQPLLTYALNTVTYGLRSSPYHAIRTLIQLADDESHRYPAAAQVLRKSIFVDDILTGHDSVVKAQALQNDLINLLALGGFQLSKWTSNCPQLLERFPDDQCDMPKDFDISPDSNSIKVLGIQWIPQSDELTYRISLPSIKQITKRSILSTVASLYDPNGWVTPVIFRAKLLLQKLWLLKLEWDEHTPVEVQTEWNRISQDLPQLSTLRLPRLICTNKLKSTYSLHGFADASEAGFAAVIYLHELDEHRCVNVYLVIAKSRVAPVKNRLTIPKMELSAASLLTQLMIRVSTQLLSHITIKQHICWSDSTIVLAWLNTLPHRLQVFEANRVAKITSNPITSTWKHVPTNLNPADCASRGMSAQSLSAHDLWWSPSWLKEPPDTWPKMPPALGHHALPGLKPKKVPAHIAVPDLDLDLLTRFSSLDKLIGVTACIKRFIFNCRHNSTDRCSGPLTVGERRDALLFWVRSVQHNEFAEEIYRLQAGKICTVRLQRLSPLMKDDLLRVGGRLTHAPIRYDAQHPLVLPSSSPLVDLIIDHYHRINCHPGADTLHAILRQQFWILSARRVIRHRVYKCIRCFRYRAQARAPLMADLPADRVTPQPVFSQVSTDFAGPFLIKSSTLRNAKLMKAYFCVFVCLSTKAVHLELVSSLSTEAFLAAMQRFLSRRGTPTLVRSDCGTNYVGAKNHLIEVQDFLAQNNDTITHKLANQHITWLLQPPTGPWFGGLHEIAVKSTKKLLYHVIGEQHLTFEEFSTLLTRVEAVLNSRPLCPLSSDPSDFEPLTAGHFLIGRPLTALPEPSFDDRPLSALKRFQLIQALSQRFWTLWTKSYLHTLQTRSKWLSTSSPPQVGELVLIKEDNQPPLQWKLGRIIRTLPGKDGVIRVVDLDTKHGSLRRPVFKLARLPLDSAHEEVQPRPPQDVRATARRL; from the coding sequence ATGGTTCGGAaacaaatattgattttaaacgTCCCATGCATCCTGTTCGCGCGACAGCGCGACGTTTGTAAATGTTCGGCTCAACTCGGGTGCCGTCGCCCGTACGCACCCCGCACCTCTCATAACAGTGCGTTGGGGCCCGGCAGGCCAATAGCCTTCGGCACGATATTTGATTTTGCATTGTTAGGACCCATACACGATTTGTATACTGCTCCTGTAAGCAAAACTGAATCGGCTCACATTGTCAGCGCACAACCAGAACTCGAGGTATCTACACATGACATTCGCAAGAGCCTTGAGAAGTTCTGGGAATCTGAAGAGCCCCAACTTCATGTTGAAACTACCCCTTTGCAAGATCAGTGTGAAGAAATATTCCGCACTACCACTACTCGTAAACCCTCAGGTCAATATACGGTAACTTTACCCTTTTTACATAATATGCCCGAACTAGGAAGTACCCATGCCATAGCATTGCGCAGGTTTCTTAATCTTGAAAAGAAGTTACAAGCTGACCCATATCTCCGTGTGAAATACATTGATTTCATGGCAGATTATCAGAAGCTGGGTCACATGTCCCCATGCCACCCGAGTGCTTTTGCTCATAAACCTCACTTCTATATCCCTCATCATGGCATCTTCAAGTCGGGATCGGACAAGCTACGCACTGTTTTTGATGGTAGCTGTAAAAGCTCAAATGGTGTCAGCCTAAATGACTGTTTACACACTGGTCCAGCTCTTCAACAGGACATTGTCGATATTATCTTGTCGTTTAGAACTCATCCCGTAGTTTTCAGCACTGACATTTGTATGATGTTCAGAAACATACTCATACATCCCGATCAGAGGCGTTACCAGCTCATtctctggcgctcttcgccagATCAGCCCCTGCTTACATATGCCTTAAACACTGTTACATACGGGTTAAGATCAAGCCCATATCATGCTATACGCACTTTAATCCAATTAGCGGATGATGAAAGTCATCGCTATCCTGCAGCTGCTCAAGTCCTGCGCAAGTCCATATTCGTCGATGATATTCTCACTGGTCACGATTCTGTAGTAAAGGCTCAAGCTCTCCAAAACGACTTGATTAACTTACTAGCCTTAGGTGGTTTTCAGCTCAGTAAATGGACCTCAAACTGCCCTCAGCTTCTTGAAAGATTTCCCGATGATCAGTGTGACATGCCCAAGGACTTTGACATTAGCCCAGACTCCAACTCCATAAAAGTATTAGGTATACAGTGGATTCCTCAATCGGATGAGTTAACTTATCGTATTTCTCTCCcctcaataaaacaaattaccaaACGCTCAATCCTCAGCACAGTCGCCTCTCTTTATGATCCTAATGGTTGGGTTACTCCTGTTATCTTCCGCGCAAAGCTTCTCCTACAGAAGCTGTGGCTTCTAAAGTTAGAATGGGACGAACACACCCCTGTTGAAGTGCAGACAGAATGGAACCGCATATCACAAGATCTGCCCCAATTGTCAACCCTTCGTTTGCCTCGCCTTATTTGTACAAACAAACTTAAGTCTACTTACTCGCTTCACGGGTTCGCAGACGCCTCAGAGGCAGGTTTTGCTGCCGTTATTTATCTCCATGAACTCGATGAGCACAGATGTGTCAACGTATACCTCGTAATTGCTAAATCACGAGTCGCACCCGTTAAAAATCGTCTTACCATCCCCAAGATGGAGTTATCTGCTGCAAGTCTCTTAACACAGCTTATGATACGTGTCTCGACTCAATTGTTGTCCCATATTACCATAAAGCAACACATATGCTGGTCAGACAGTACCATTGTCCTAGCATGGCTAAACACACTTCCTCATAGACTTCAGGTCTTTGAAGCTAACAGGGTTGCCAAGATAACATCCAATCCAATCACCTCCACATGGAAACATGTTCCTACAAACCTGAACCCTGCAGACTGTGCGAGCAGGGGAATGTCTGCCCAGTCACTATCAGCTCATGATCTTTGGTGGTCTCCTAGCTGGCTGAAGGAGCCTCCTGACACCTGGCCCAAAATGCCTCCTGCTCTAGGCCACCATGCATTACCAGGTCTGAAGCCCAAGAAAGTACCAGCTCATATAGCAGTTCCTGACCTCGACCTTGACTTGCTTACTCGATTCAGTTCTCTCGACAAGCTCATTGGAGTGACAGCTTGCATAAAACGCTTTATTTTCAATTGTAGACACAACTCAACTGATAGGTGCTCTGGTCCCTTGACAGTTGGAGAACGTAGAGATGCTCTGTTATTCTGGGTTCGCTCTGTTCAACACAATGAGTTTGCGGAAGAAATTTACCGTCTTCAGGCAGGCAAGATTTGTACCGTTCGACTTCAGCGTCTTTCACCCTTGATGAAAGATGATCTCTTGAGAGTTGGTGGTCGCCTCACTCATGCGCCAATAAGATACGATGCTCAGCATCCTCTCGTTCTGCCCAGCTCTAGCCCACTAGTTGATCTCATCATAGACCACTATCACAGAATAAACTGTCATCCTGGGGCTGACACATTACACGCTATCCTCCGTCAGCAGTTCTGGATACTCTCAGCACGTCGTGTCATCAGGCATCGCGTGTACAAATGCATTAGATGTTTCCGATATCGCGCTCAGGCCAGGGCTCCGTTGATGGCTGATTTGCCCGCAGACAGGGTCACACCCCAGCCAGTATTTAGTCAGGTCTCTACAGATTTTGCTGGCCCGTTTCTCATTAAATCTAGTACTTTACGTAACGCCAAACTCATGAAGGCATACTTTTGTGTCTTTGTTTGCTTATCTACCAAGGCGGTTCACTTGGAACTCGTTTCGTCACTCAGCACTGAAGCGTTTCTTGCTGCAATGCAACGGTTTTTATCGCGTCGCGGTACTCCTACTCTTGTCCGTTCTGACTGTGGCACAAATTATGTAGGAGCTAAGAATCATCTCATTGAGGTACAAGATTTTCTCGCGCAAAATAATGACACAATCACGCATAAGCTCGCTAATCAGCACATAACTTGGCTGCTCCAACCGCCCACGGGACCCTGGTTCGGGGGCCTTCACGAAATTGCGGTCAAGAGCACTAAGAAGTTACTTTATCATGTTATAGGTGAACAGCACCTCACGTTTGAagaattttccacacttttaaCTCGAGTCGAGGCAGTACTTAATTCCAGACCTCTCTGTCCACTTTCGTCAGATCCCTCCGATTTTGAGCCACTAACAGCTGGCCACTTTCTTATTGGCCGTCCACTCACCGCTCTTCCTGAGCCATCTTTTGATGATAGGCCATTATCAGCTCTTAAGCGTTTTCAGCTCATCCAAGCTCTCTCTCAGCGTTTTTGGACTCTGTGGACCAAATCCTATCTCCATACCCTCCAAACCCGCTCCAAATGGCTTTCCACATCCTCACCTCCTCAAGTTGGAGAGCTCGTCCTCATCAAAGAGGACAATCAGCCCCCGCTGCAATGGAAACTTGGAAGGATTATCCGCACGTTACCCGGCAAGGATGGAGTGATCAGAGTCGTGGATTTGGACACGAAGCATGGAAGTCTGCGGAGACCTGTGTTCAAGTTAGCCAGGTTGCCGCTGGATTCAGCACATGAAGAAGTTCAGCCCCGGCCGCCCCAGGATGTTCGCGCGACAGCGCGACGTTTGTAA
- the LOC101745264 gene encoding androgen-dependent TFPI-regulating protein has translation MSYQIYFRLLGYVSTIAMHIGNLIYMRHTILSANISEKSLDNVGIGTFKKMEYRYFTTWTVGLQIGYAALGTLCDLLVLLNKHKKNYRLPKYLGSSREIMFAGLVWPSTWVVFTVFWTLFNYDRSLIFPAYLDKIVTRLSNHVIHTMIVPVVVWEVMFRPRKPKSHYRNIAQLAIHMLAYVFVLHFTYHEHGVWLYPIFKAVQGTIHFYLLHFYVAVMCLMFYWLQWRLNSLIHGVEDVKKIH, from the exons ATGAGCTATCAAATTTACTTTCGCTTGCTCGGCTATGTGTCGACAATAGCGATGCATATCGGTAATCTAATTTACATGCGGCATACCATACTATCGGCTAATATCAGCGAAAAATCCCTGGATAATGTCGGAATAGGCACTTTCAAGAAAATGGAGTATCGATATTTTACTACTTGGACGGTG GGTCTACAGATAGGATATGCGGCGCTGGGTACACTCTGCGATCTTCTGGTGCTactaaataaacacaaaaagaaCTACAGATTACCTAAATATTTGGGCTCGTCGCGGGAAATTATGTTCGCTGGTCTGGTATGGCCGTCTACTTGGGTAG TCTTCACTGTATTTTGGACTTTATTCAACTACGACAGAAGCCTGATATTCCCGGCTTACTTGGACAAGATCGTGACGCGTCTGTCTAACCACGTCATACATACAATGATCGTTCCGGTCGTGGTCTGGGAGGTGATGTTTCGGCCAAGGAAACCAAAAAGTCACTACAGGAACATCGCGCAACTGGCGATACACATGTTGGCGTACGTCTTCGT GTTACATTTCACTTATCACGAGCACGGCGTCTGGCTGTACCCGATCTTCAAAGCAGTTCAAGGAACGATACATTTCTATCTGCTCCACTTTTATGTCGCAGTTATGTGCTTGATGTTCTACTGGCTTCAATGGCGGTTGAACTCTTTGATCCACGGCGTCGAAGACGTAAAGAAGATTCACTGA